Genomic window (bacterium):
AAAGATGCTTCTTTAACAATTTCCTTTGGGTCAACCACGGTTGCATTTAAACTCCCCATGCTTATTTCCACATTCTCAATTGGCTTGTTCTTAATATCTAAAAGAATGACATAAAAGAACTCTTTTGTAGAATCTTTGAGATATGTTCCGTGATATTCTGCCACATAACTTATTACATCCTCTGCCTGTTTTATCTTTTTCCTCTTTTCTGCTTGTTCCCTAAAAAGCCTCTTGCCAAGTTCCAGCGCTGCTTTAATTTGCACAGCCTTGGCAAACCCAATCCCCTCGATTTTGCGTATTTCCTCAATTGTTGCAGAATCAATACTTCTCAGTGAGCCAAAATGATTAAGCAATCTCTTTGATAGTTCCTCAGCACTTATTCCCTCTTTACCAGTTCTTATGATTATTGCCAGTAGTTTTGAAAGCGGTAGTTTTTCAGGTCCAAGTTTAGCAAGTAGTTCTCTTGGTCTCTCATCTTCTATCCACTGCTTAATTGGGCGGTTTTCTCTTTTTGCATTAACATGTTCTTTTATCTCTTTTCTTAACCTCTCACAATCCTGCGCGGTTTCAAACTTCAATTGATTAATGATTTCTTGTGTTTTCTCTTCGGTCAAAACTCCTTTCTTTGAGCACCTCAAAAAGATTTTTCCTTTTTTACTGCACATTGGATAAATAGCATTTGCAACTATGAATTCGCGCAATGTTTTTGGAATATTATTAAGAGTACTCATGGGGCAAAAAGCCTCCTTTTTGTCTCAAAGATAATATCTTTTGGCTCACCTAACATTTTTAAAGATTCTATCCCGCCTGCTTTAACTACCTCCGGGGCATTAAAGATATATGGATTTTCCAATTCTTCTATTCCGCCTTTCTCAAATTGCTTTGAGAGAGCGAGTAATGTTGCTTTGGTTTTTTCTGGAAAACTGGAAAGCCAATCGCTATGCTTATACTCTAAAGCATCAACACGCTCCTTTCTACTTTTCGGAGCAACACCAAAACCAATTTCCGCCAATATATCATAAAGGTCATAATCCTGCCGTTTAGTCAGCTTACGGATTAATCGCAAACCTCTACCGTCGTCTGGAAGATAATTTATAAGTTCATCTCGTTTTAGAGGATCTATCCACCTCTCACGAAGTTCGTCAAGTGTTTTGACTTTTTTAGTCAAATTAGAAGCTATCATCTGGCTGTATTCCTCAATAGTAACCATTCCCATTTTATCCCCGACTTTTGTGACAATATAAGTTCCAGCAGGATTAACACGGACATCAAATCCTTCTACACGGATAATTTTTTCTTTCCTTCCTTCTCCGGGTGGCTCTGGTGTTGATGTAGGTGGTGGTAGGGGCTCTTTCCCAAGTAAGCGTGTAGCATTTGTGTAATCATAGACACGAAACATCAATTTATTTGTAGGAAGATGAATTCTTGAGCCTCTTCCCATCATCTGCTGAAAAGCAATAGGGGAACGGACATATTTGAAAAATACTACATTTCTAAGAATTGGCACATCTACACCTGTTGTTATTAAATCAACTGTAGTTGCAATGAAATGGCTCCGTTCTGAGCCACGCAGGTCAGCAATATACTGGCTACCTCCAACCGCGGCAGTGCATTTGAAGGCATACGGTTCCAGGCGTTTCTGACCATTTTTAGTACACCAATCAGCGTAGAGATTATTCATTTCGCTTGCTACGGCGTCAGCATGGGTGTCACGCACGCAAAAGATAACAGTCTTTTGGTGAGGTCCACCGGTTTGAAGAAGCATCTCAAATAGGTCTTTACACATAGCCTTTACCCTATCTGGTAACTGGATTATATCTTCAAACGAATTGGCCTCATATTGTTCACGGATCTCATCTGCTTTAATAGGTTGGCCAGTTATTGCGTCTTTTGCTCCTCTAACTTCAATATCTTTTCGGCTTACACCCCTGATGTCAAGATTTACCTCACGACGCACGATTTCACAGGCGGAAAGATATCCATCCTCAATTCCCTGTGCCATATCGTATTCATAGACTGGCTCGCCAAAGTATTGAAGATTATTGGCAGTAATCTCCTCGTCTTCCTTTCGTTCAGATTCACTGCCTCCTTCCCAATAGCGAGGGGTGGCTGTAAGACCAATCTGAATAGCATCCGGATTTCTTCTTAATATAATGCTCCACTTGCCCCATGCACTTCTATGGCATTCATCAATAATAATGTGGCTAAAGTAGTTTTCAGGATAGTTCTCAAGAAAGAATTTTGCGTCTTCCGTTTCAGAAGCGACATTCAGTGTCTGATAGGTGGCAATTAAAATTCTGGCATTCTTTTGAGGGTTTGATGTAGTTACTTCCGCAGCATCAGTACCAAAAACATTCTGGAAGGCAAGAAGTGCTTGACTGCGCAGTTCATCTCTATCGCAAACAAATAAAGCACGACGAAGCCCTCCGGCATCTGCAATCTTTTTCAACAGGTGAACAGCTATAAATGTTTTACCTGCACCTGTGGCAAGGAAGAGAAGCAATCGCTTCTTACCTTGAGCAATCTTCTCCAATGCTGCCCGGATAGCAGCATCCTGATAATAGCGTCTGCTTGCCTCTCCACCAGGATATTGAACCAATAGCGGTTTAGCCTGCTCGCTAGATAGGGAAAACTCAAGTCCTTTCTCGTAGCGCTCACGAAGTTCAGAAGGTGTGGGAAATAAATCAAGTGGCTTGGGTTGGGAAGTCTTGCCTGTAAATTGGTCATATTCTACAAAAAGATAACCATTAGAAGAATAAACAAAAGGAACATGGTTTAAACGGGCGTATCTTTTTGCTTGCTCAAGTCCTTTATCAGGTGGCTCGCTACTTTTCTTCGCTTCAATTAATGCAACCGGTATAGGTGGACTGGCAATGTTAACACGGATAC
Coding sequences:
- the radC gene encoding DNA repair protein RadC, with protein sequence MSTLNNIPKTLREFIVANAIYPMCSKKGKIFLRCSKKGVLTEEKTQEIINQLKFETAQDCERLRKEIKEHVNAKRENRPIKQWIEDERPRELLAKLGPEKLPLSKLLAIIIRTGKEGISAEELSKRLLNHFGSLRSIDSATIEEIRKIEGIGFAKAVQIKAALELGKRLFREQAEKRKKIKQAEDVISYVAEYHGTYLKDSTKEFFYVILLDIKNKPIENVEISMGSLNATVVDPKEIVKEASLKSAASVILVHNHPSGEATPSANDIELTNCIVQACNLVDIKVLDHIIIGKNQDDYYSFAKEGLIK
- a CDS encoding DEAD/DEAH box helicase family protein, which gives rise to MNGLNNLLTEADTKAKLIDPALHKKGWTEDLIRREETERGIDIIDGKPRRRERGRIDYLLCIRVNIASPPIPVALIEAKKSSEPPDKGLEQAKRYARLNHVPFVYSSNGYLFVEYDQFTGKTSQPKPLDLFPTPSELRERYEKGLEFSLSSEQAKPLLVQYPGGEASRRYYQDAAIRAALEKIAQGKKRLLLFLATGAGKTFIAVHLLKKIADAGGLRRALFVCDRDELRSQALLAFQNVFGTDAAEVTTSNPQKNARILIATYQTLNVASETEDAKFFLENYPENYFSHIIIDECHRSAWGKWSIILRRNPDAIQIGLTATPRYWEGGSESERKEDEEITANNLQYFGEPVYEYDMAQGIEDGYLSACEIVRREVNLDIRGVSRKDIEVRGAKDAITGQPIKADEIREQYEANSFEDIIQLPDRVKAMCKDLFEMLLQTGGPHQKTVIFCVRDTHADAVASEMNNLYADWCTKNGQKRLEPYAFKCTAAVGGSQYIADLRGSERSHFIATTVDLITTGVDVPILRNVVFFKYVRSPIAFQQMMGRGSRIHLPTNKLMFRVYDYTNATRLLGKEPLPPPTSTPEPPGEGRKEKIIRVEGFDVRVNPAGTYIVTKVGDKMGMVTIEEYSQMIASNLTKKVKTLDELRERWIDPLKRDELINYLPDDGRGLRLIRKLTKRQDYDLYDILAEIGFGVAPKSRKERVDALEYKHSDWLSSFPEKTKATLLALSKQFEKGGIEELENPYIFNAPEVVKAGGIESLKMLGEPKDIIFETKRRLFAP